The genomic DNA GACGCGGGCAACCGCGGTGTACGTACCGGACACCGGGTCGTGTGCGACACCGAGGAGCCCTCCCAGACCGTCCGGTGCCTCCAGGATGCGGAGCCGGGCAAGAGTGCCTGGCAGATCCATCGGCTGGTGGCCGGTGCGGGCGGATCGGGGGGCGAAAGGCCCGCTGAAGAAGATGTTCTGTTTTCTTGCCACGGCGATCTGATGCCTCACTACCAGAAGGATCCATTCATCGGCGCTCAGCCCGCTCACCCGCCCGAAGGCAAGCAGAAGCAACAGCAGAGCCAGCGGCACGCACGCGGCGGCTGCGGCCCAGCTGGACAGGTTAACGGGGGTGAGCAGCAGCGCGCAGGCCACGGCGACCAGGGCGAAACCGGGCCCGGATAGCCGCCCCATGAAGCCGGACTTCTCCGACTGCCATCCGCTGTAGGTGATGGGGTGTGTCATCGGCTATCCCTGAGTCGGAGGGCTGGGCGGCTGCACCGGCTGCAGCGTTCTCTGCACACCGTCGTCCGCTTCCTGCGGCTGTCCGGCGGAGGCGGAATGGCGCCGCTGTGCGATGACGACGTGACGGCCGCCGGCCGCCCCGTGGTCGAGACCGGCGTGGCCGGCGGTGCTCGTCATGCCGGACTCGAGGGTGTCCTTGCCCGCGGCGAGGACCTGCAGGGGCAGGCCGATCGTGCCCATGACCCGGGATCCGAAGGTCCGTCCGCTCCCGCCCCCAGTGCCGCTGCCCGCGCTCTGCACGGCGTTGGAGCCGCCGGCGGAGATCTGGGCGTTGTCTTGCTCCAGGGCGCGGGTATAGGCGCTGCCGCCGCCGACCGCCCCGGCCCCGCCCATCTCCGGCCGGTAGCCGCCGCTCATCGATGCGGCGGACGAGCCGATCGAGCTCATGAGTCCGGACGCGATCGCGCTCCCCCCACCGACGGTGGAAAACGTCATGAACTTCGCCAGGACGGGCCACGCGAAGCAGGCGAGGACGAAGATGACAAGGCCGACGAACATGTTCTGCACGCCGTCGCCCTCGGACATGGCACCAAACCCGATCGCGAAACACAGCACGATCATCGGCTTCATCAACACCAGCGCAATCAGCGCGTTCCTGGCCTTTGGCCACCACTCCTGCGTCGAGTCGGACATCTGCCCGGCCAGCACCACTGGCATGGTCGCCACCAGGATCATGATTCCGGCCTGCCGCAGCAGCACCTCGATCCACAGTGCGGCGATCGCCAGGATGCACACGATGCCGACCACGATGATCACGCCGACCGCTGCGGCCGTCACACCTTCACCGGTGATGAGTGCCGTGCCCACGGTCGCCACGCCGCCGCCACCAGTAATCAGCCCGCCGAACAGGGTGCCCAACTGCTGCTGCATCGCCTTGGTTGCATCGCCCGCACTTGAGCCGCCACCGTGGAAGCTGTAGTTGATGATCCAGGTGGACACGGCATCCGACCAGGTCAGAGCCGTCTGCGTGGCGATCACGTAGACCGACGAGATGATGCCCCACTTTGCCAGACCCGTCACGGCAGTCGCCGCGGGCTCGCCTCGCTGGCTGATCGCCACCTTCCCGAACTGCAACAGCAACAGGAACGTCGCGATCAGCAGGGAGAGGACCGTCATGATCCCCTTCGGCTTGCCGATGCCGGTCTTGGACAGGTCGATGGTTGACGATTCGTTGAAGACCTTCGCGAACTCCTCCAGCAGCCACACCACGGACTTGCCGATGTAGTGTGCGGCCTCTTTGAGCGCGTTCGAGGCCATCTCCGAGATCTGCCCGGCAACCCAAGTGAACGGGGTCTTCGCCTTGGCTGGGTACTTGAAGCCAGCCTGAAGTTGGCACTCCTTGAAGATGCCGCCGTTGTCGACACAGTCGGCGATAAACTTGTTCAGCTTCTCGTAGTTCGGGTCGTCTGCCCTGTTCGGGTAGTTCTTGCGCCATCTCTCCAGCTGGCGCTCTTCGTTCGCGTGCCGATCCTCATTTCTGCAGCCCCAGTTGCCGGAATCACAGGTGTCGTGGATGCCTGAGCCAGACGTTTCAGGGTCCGGAAATCTGCAGGAGCCTTCCGTATCTGTGTAATCAATGACACACCAGTGGTTCTGATCGTCGACGCCCGCAACATCCCCGCCCTTCTCGGCCCATTCCTTCGGAGGGGGCTTGGGCGGACCGTAGTTCGCGTGCTTACCACCGTGGTCGGCGACAGCGGCGGGCGCCGCGATCACTCCGCCGGCCAGGCAGCACAACACAGCCAGTAGGACGCCTCCCGCTCGGACCAGCACACCGGGCCAGTCAGTCCTCATGCCTCACCTGCACCCACATGTCACGCCATGCATACGACGAGTCGGGGAAGTAGGCGGCGGGGAAGGTCCGCTGCTTCCAGTACTCCGGCTCGTTAGTGAGCTTCCACCCGCCGTCTTGCCACTTGACGATGAAGTCGGTCTCTTCACCCTTGAGCGGGTTGTCATCCGTGGACTTCTTAGGCGTGGTCGCGTAGCGGTCGAAGCTCAGCCATACATGGACAACATCCCCTCGCGGGAGCGCGTTGCTCTTGAGCGTGCGTACCCGGACCGCTTCAACCGTGGCGGTGACGGTGAGCCCGGCAGGCGTGCCGCCCGAAGGCGGAAGGTTGATCGATTCACGGCCTTTGCGGATCTCGGAGATCTGCTGGTCGATGTACCCCGCGGCGTCTGGTGAGGTGACGGCCTCCAGTTGCTGACGGGCCTTCTGGTCGTCGAGCCAGGCGTACTCCTCCCAGAAGTAGACGACCGCGGAGATTGACCCGCCCACTGTGTGCGGAAAGCCTGTGGAGACGCCGTCCTTCTGCCCAGTGGGTACGCTCAGCGGTACCGTTTTCGCTCTCTCCGGCGTCATTGCCCGCCCACCCGAATCTGATCCAGAGTCGGTCGGGCCTGGTTTCGCGATGACTGTGGGGGGTGCCGTTCCCTTCTCTGAATCGTCCTTTCCGAGAAGCGAGTAGGCCGCGACGCCGCCGACGAGCAGTACTGAGGCGGCTAGTACAGCGAGCCCGGCAATGGCGAGTTTGGCGATGCGGGCGCTGCGATCGTGAGTGTTCATCCGCCGCCTCAGCTCGCCATGTTGTAGACCGCAAGGACGAGGCTGCTGGTCACGCCGATGCCTCCGGCACCGCCCAGGCTCCACAGCACGGACTGCTTGCCGCGGGCGGCCAGCTGGGCACGCTCACTGTTGTGGCCCACGGCCACCAGAAGCCAGCCGGTCAGTCCGCCGATCACCGCTGCTGAGAGACCGAACCCGGCCGTCCAGGACAGGATTGTTTTGACCTGGGTGCTCACCTCGTTGGGCAATTTCGGGCTGTATTTCGGAACGATCGGCTCTCCATCGACTAATACGTGCAGGCCAGGGTCGGTGGCCAGGGTGTGCAGGGTGGTCATCCAAGTCATAGCCGACACCTCGTCAAACTCATTTGGAAGTGGGGGAAACAACGGCGAGCGGCGCGGGGCGCGGAGCGTCGGGAAGCGGCATGCCCCAGGTAAGGCCGGCCGCTGCTAGAACTGCCTGTGCGAGCGAGCGGGCGGCTTGCTGAGTGCGTGAGCGCAGCCGGGTTGCTATCCGCAGCCCGTGGATGCGGATGTGCGGGTCGTGCGGGAGGTGCACCACTGCGGCGGCTCGAGAGGTCAGCATCGTTGCGCCTGCCCGAACGATGGCGGGCAGCCGTCCGTCGGTCTGTGCGACGAATACGGCGACCGTGCGTTGCAACGGCATGCCGTCGGCATCCAGCGCCATCACTGCCTGCTGCAGCGCCTGGACACCGCTAGCGGTAGCGGCCGCGCACAGCACCGGTACTGCGTAGGGGAGTTCGCACCAGGCCCGGGTCTGTCCGATCCGCCCGGTGCAACGAGCGTCAAGGATGTCGTGGGCGACGGGGTGCGTGGTGTCGGCGATGACGGTCTGCCAGCCGCCGAGGGCGGCCAGCTGGAGCCAGGCGGCAGGGTCCGGCGGAAGTGCGAGCGGCGGGCTATGCCAGTCCCGTCCGTCTGTGAGCACCTGCCAGCCCGCGTCCCGTCCGGACGGTCGCCGAGCGGCCGCATTCTGGACCTGGGATCGGGTCAGTGGCCGGTCGGGCGGCAGTGCAGCCAGGCCTCCGGCTTCCTGCCCGGTCGTCCATGAGGGCCAGGGTGAGGAGAGGCGCGGTCCGGTATCGAGCACAACCGTGCGGGTCCCGGCCGCCGCCATCGCTCCGGCGAGCAGATCGGCCACGGTGGAGCGCCCGCTCCCCCCGGTCGCTGCCATCACCGGCAGCACCAGACGGGATCCGGCAGGCAGCGCCATCAGCGCGGCTTTCTTTTTGCCCACCCTTACCTCCCATGCGGCACGCAAGCTATTTGCGGCAGCTAACTCACTGTACCTGCGTGTCGTCCACAAGCGCCCCAGAACCATATCGCCCCGATGCGGGTGACAATAAAAATTATTGTCAACCTGCCCCCTGTAAGGCCATGATGGCATACTGTCACGCATCATCACGCAACCTGAGCGGCGTTGACTCTCGCCAGAACAGACCACCCATCAGGATTCTTTTACGCAAATCCAGGAATACAGGCTTGGGGGGACTGTGCGCGTAAAGCGCTGGCTGGCCGTTGCCGTGGGCGGGGCCGTCATGACACCGGTCGCGTTCGGCATGGGAATCGTGCTGCTCATTGCGACGTTCGACGACGATAGAGGCGGAGGCAGTGTGGAGCCGACGGCAGGCAGCCTCAGAATCGGCAGGGGTGGTGTCCCCGCCGAGTACGCGCCCATGATCCTCAAAGTCTCGGCAGACTGTGACCAGGGGCTGCCGCCATCGATCCTGGCCGCCCAGCTGAAACAGGAATCGAACTTCAATCCTCGGGCTGAATCTCCCGGCGCTGGCGCGCAGGGCATCGCCCAGTTCATGCCGGACACCTGGCCGACCTGGGCCGTGGACGGAAACGGCAACGGGACCAGAAGCGTCTGGGAGCCCGCGGACGCCATCGCTGGGCAGGGGAAGTTCATGTGCAGCCTGCTGAAGAAGGGCAAGGCACACCCTCAGTACAACGGCTCACCCATCGAACTCGCGCTCGCTGGTTACAACGCCGGCTGGGGCCGCGTCGACCAGTACCAGGGCGTCCCGGACGAGCAGTTCGCCAAAGGCCAAACATACAATTACGTCCAGATCATCATGGCTTCCGCCCGGCAGTTCACCGCTCCCACATCCAGCGAGGAGGTGGATCTGCCTGCCGAACACTCTCTGTCCGCCGGAACGCCCCGCAAGGTCCGCACCGCGGTGGCCTGGGCAATGCAGCAAAGGGGCGGCTGGTACCGCCTCGGCGGCGACTGCACTAACGCCCACGGCCAGAGGTCCGCCCACTGGTGCGACTGTTCGTCCCTGATGCAGCAGGCTTACGGGGCCGCCGGGGTCGCCATCCCCCGGGTCACCTACGACCAGGTCAAAATCGGCGACCGGGTCAGTATCGACGACCCCAAGCCCGGGGACCTGGTGTTCAATCCGGGCAGCGACGGATCGGACGCGCGCCCGGGGCACGTCGGCATGTACATCGGCGACGGCAAGATCATCGAAGCGCCCCGCACCGGCGTGCGGACCCGGATCGTCTCGTACAGCAGCTGGCGCAACTCCACGAGCGCCATGACTCGAATCACCGAAGTCCGCCGGGTGGTGAAGTGGTGACCGGCACAACCGAAGGGCGTCCCGCCATGCACGAGCACGAAGAGCTGTTCCACCCCTGGGGCACCGTGACTCCGGCATTCTGGGGCGCCCCGGCGCTCGCCCCCGCCGCGCAAACCGGCCCACAGGCCCGGATCCCGGAAGTGCTGCGCGAGCGCCTGGTCGCCGTCGCCGCTGCAGCCACCGGCGGCCAGTTGCAGGACGCCGCGAGGATGGCCTACCAGCTCGACACAGAGATCGCCGCCGAGTGCGGCGTCGAGCACCTGAACACCGTCCACATCCGGGAAGTCCGGGGACACATCGCCCACCTGATGGCTGATCACGCCACCGCGGTGGGGTGGTACCTGCACACCGCGCGCCTGCGGGCCACGATCCAAGGCCCTGCTCACCCCGACACCGAAGAAGCCACCCGACGCGTCTACAGCCTCTGGCGCACGGTCCCCGCCCATGACGCGCGCAGGCTCGGCAACGAACTCCTCGCCGCCGTCACCGACATCCACGGCCCAGAGGCGGCCGTCGCCCAGCGGACCCTCAAGAGGTTGCAGTCCCTCGACTAACCCATCACCCATTCGCCGCTACAGGGAAGTGCTCGGCCCAGGACAGCAGCCGGGCACGCGGTAGCCCCGGGGGACGAGTGCTCTCCCGGGGCCGGTTGCTGCTGTCAGAGACCGATGCCGTCGGTGGCGGAGTATTCCCAGCGTTCGCCTATGTCGCCTTCTCCGCACTCAGCATGAGGTGCCTTCCCACGGAGCTGGAAGTGTCATAGCCCTCGGGACGGTCCAGAGCGGCTCGGTGCCGGCGGCTGGTAGCCGGGCTCGTGCCGTACGGATGCAGCGGCCTGCTGCTGCTCGTGCAAGTCCCTGCCCCTGGTCTCCGCGGTGTGCAGCTCACCGTACTTCTCTGCGACGGTCCGGCGCAGCGCCTGCTCCTCGACCATGAGCGCGGCATTTTCCCGGTAGATCGCTGCTGAATTCCGGTACTTGGTGACCTGGCCGTGCAGGCGCGCAAGCTGCTTGAGGTCGTTCGTGTCAACGCGCTGCGTGAACGC from Streptomyces sp. NBC_01707 includes the following:
- a CDS encoding NlpC/P60 family protein, which produces MRVKRWLAVAVGGAVMTPVAFGMGIVLLIATFDDDRGGGSVEPTAGSLRIGRGGVPAEYAPMILKVSADCDQGLPPSILAAQLKQESNFNPRAESPGAGAQGIAQFMPDTWPTWAVDGNGNGTRSVWEPADAIAGQGKFMCSLLKKGKAHPQYNGSPIELALAGYNAGWGRVDQYQGVPDEQFAKGQTYNYVQIIMASARQFTAPTSSEEVDLPAEHSLSAGTPRKVRTAVAWAMQQRGGWYRLGGDCTNAHGQRSAHWCDCSSLMQQAYGAAGVAIPRVTYDQVKIGDRVSIDDPKPGDLVFNPGSDGSDARPGHVGMYIGDGKIIEAPRTGVRTRIVSYSSWRNSTSAMTRITEVRRVVKW